A single region of the Pelecanus crispus isolate bPelCri1 chromosome 10, bPelCri1.pri, whole genome shotgun sequence genome encodes:
- the ZNF503 gene encoding zinc finger protein 503: MITSPSLSAIRSSKRSSSLSEPGGSPRRSRSAADLAGPNGHAGNHGSSAAAKPCFHAVPPSDPLRQANRLPIKVLKMLTARTGHILHPEYLQPLPSTPVSPIELDAKKSPLALLAQTCSQIGKPDPSPSSKLSSVTSNGSGGDKDSKSGPLKLSDIGVEDKSSFKPYSKPGAEKKEPGAAGCAGAPAAGVAAGEKSGFRVPSATCQPFTPRTGSPNSSASACSPGLLPAEGKGGEDKKDSEGCGKSGSSGAEGGPGTTSISHSRISVSCAGINVEVNQHQESTPGSKPIASDSASSCSSTTATSSTSVLGSGLVAPVSPYKPGQTVFPLPPAGMSYPGTLAGAYAGYPPQFLPHGVALDPTKSSSLVGAQLAAASSLGCSKPAGSSPLAGASPPSVMTASLCRDPYCLSYHCASHLAGAAGASCAHDQALKSGYPLVYPTHPLHSVHSSLTGATPPSLAGHPLYPYGFMLPNDPQPHICNWVSANGPCDKRFATSEELLSHLRTHTAFPGTDKLLSSYPSSSSLASAAAAAMACHMHIPTTGAPGSPGTLALRSPHHALGLGSRYHPYSKSPLPTPGAPVPVPAATGPYYSPYALYGQRLTTASALGYQ, translated from the exons ATGATCACATCGCCCTCGCTTTCTGCTATAAGAAGTAGTAagcgcagcagcagcctcagcgAGCCCGgaggcagcccccgccgcagccgcaGCGCCGCCGACCTCGCCGGGCCGAACGGGCACGCTGGGAATCACggcagcagcgccgccgccaAGCCCTGCTTCCACGCCGTCCCCCCCTCGGACCCGCTACGCCAAGCCAACCGCCTTCCCATCAAAGTCTTGAAAATGCTCACGGCGCGGACCGGACACATTTTACACCCCGAATACCTGCAGCCTTTACCCTCCACGCCCGTCAGCCCCATCGAG CTGGACGCGAAGAAGAGTCCCCTGGCCCTTCTGGCACAAACTTGCTCGCAGATAGGGAAGCCGGACCCGTCCCCTTCCTCCAAACTCTCCTCGGTCACCTCCAATGGCTCCGGAGGCGACAAGGACTCCAAGTCGGGCCCCTTGAAGCTCAGCGACATCGGCGTGGAGGACAAGTCGAGCTTCAAGCCGTACTCCAAGCCGGGCGCGGAGAAGAAggagccgggggcggcgggctgCGCgggcgcccccgccgcgggggtcGCGGCCGGGGAGAAGTCGGGATTCCGGGTGCCGAGCGCCACCTGCCAGCCGTTCACCCCAAGGACAGGCAGCCCCAACTCCAGCGCCTCCGCCTGCTcgccggggctgctgccggcCGAGGGCAAAGGCGGGGAGGACAAGAAGGACTCGGAGGGCTGCGGAAAGAGCGGCAGCTCCGGCGCGGAGGGCGGCCCGGGCACCACCAGCATCAGCCACAGCCGGATTAGCGTGAGCTGTGCCGGGATTAACGTGGAGGTCAACCAGCACCAGGAGAGCACGCCGGGCTCCAAGCCCATCGCCTCGGACTCcgcctcctcctgcagcagcaccaccgccacctcctccacctccgTCCTGGGCTCCGGCCTCGTGGCCCCCGTCTCCCCCTACAAGCCGGGCCAGACCGTCTTCCCGCTGCCCCCGGCGGGCATGAGCTACCCGGGGACGCTGGCTGGAGCCTACGCCGGCTACCCGCCCCAGTTCCTGCCGCACGGAGTGGCGCTGGACCCCACCAAATCCTCCAGCCTGGTGGGGGCCCAGCTGGCCGCCgccagcagcctgggctgcagcaagCCGGCGGGGTCGAGCCCGCTGGCGGGCGCGTCGCCGCCGTCGGTGATGACGGCGAGCCTGTGCCGAGACCCGTACTGCCTGAGCTACCACTGCGCCAGCCACCTGGCCGGCGCCGCCGGCGCCTCCTGCGCCCACGACCAGGCCCTCAAGTCCGGATACCCCCTCGTCTACCCCACCCACCCTTTGCACAGCGTCCACTCCTCGCTGACCGGCGCCACGCCGCCCTCGCTGGCCGGCCACCCTTTGTACCCCTACGGCTTCATGCTCCCCAACGACCCCCAGCCGCACATCTGCAACTGGGTGTCGGCCAACGGACCCTGCGACAAGCGCTTTGCCACCTCGGAGGAGCTGCTTAGCCACTTGCGGACCCATACTGCCTTCCCGGGCACCGATAAACTCCTCTCCAGCTACCCCAGCTCCTCATCGCTGGCcagcgcggcggccgcggccaTGGCGTGCCACATGCACATCCCCACGACGGgcgccccgggcagcccggGCACGCTGGCCCTGCGCAGCCCGCACCACGCCCTGGGACTCGGCAGCCGCTACCACCCCTACTCCAAgagccccctgcccacccccggggcccccgtgcccgtgcccgCCGCCACCGGACCCTACTACTCCCCTTACGCACTCTACGGGCAGAGACTCACCACAGCCTCGGCCCTGGGGTACCAGTGA